A window of the Cynocephalus volans isolate mCynVol1 chromosome 10, mCynVol1.pri, whole genome shotgun sequence genome harbors these coding sequences:
- the EVI2B gene encoding protein EVI2B, with amino-acid sequence MDHKYFILLLFCGHLNNTFFSETEAIPSEKQPLPTLSKSSMSHVLANSPKTTGNPLDQSTQLNNISSGQPISPAKVTDEQPTQAVSVSSGKPAAHTSAEQPLASKITKQLIPKTNTSSRQTARPAFTSARQLPPSAYTSTRQAPTPFIYTSTQQPSLSVHTSSGKPFPPTVHNLSTQPTSTAKNSPRYTPGFFVEATSNKTSPHKTNSNLTAAILFGVILTLMLVAIIMIVLWKCTRKPVLNDQNWAGRSPFADGETPDICMDNIRENEVSTKRTSIVSLMTWKPDKSTLLADDMEVKLFESSENIEDPNNSKTEKIKDQVNGTSEDSADRSTIGTAVSSSDDADLYPPPPFSDLEGQGNNQSHKLTIGVVSTLANDSTNFPPSLDCFNQACEDHKSEIEVSFPPPPDSLNLPLPPDFMKNQEDFNNEIQCQEFSIPPDSDQDLNESLPLPPAELL; translated from the coding sequence ATGGATCACAAATATTTCATCTTACTTTTGTTTTGTGGACACCTGAacaatacatttttctcagagacaGAGGCTATTCCATCAGAGAAGCAGCCTCTGCCTACTTTATCTAAATCATCAATGTCACATGTCTTGGCTAACTCTCCAAAGACAACAGGGAATCCCTTGGATCAATCAACACAATTGAACAACATTTCTTCTGGACAACCAATATCACCTGCCAAAGTCACTGATGAACAACCAACACAAGCTGTCTCTGTATCTTCTGGAAAACCAGCAGCACACACTTCTGCTGAACAACCACTTGCCTCTAAAATCACCAAACAACTGATACCAAAGACCAATACCTCCTCCCGACAAACAGCACGACCTGCATTCACCTCTGCCAGACAACTACCGCCATCTGCCTATACTTCCACCAGACAAGCACCAACACCATTTATTTATACTTCTACTCAACAACCATCATTATCTGTCCACACCTCTTCTGGAAAACCATTTCCACCGACTGTTCATAATCTATCCACACAACCAACATCAACTGCCAAAAATTCACCTCGGTATACACCAGGATTCTTTGTAGAGGCTACCAGTAACAAAACGTCTCCACATAAAACTAATTCTAATTTAACAGCTGCCATATTATTTGGTGTAATCCTGACTTTAATGTTGGTAGCTATAATCATGATTGTACTATGGAAGTGCACAAGAAAACCAGTTTTAAATGATCAAAATTGGGCAGGCAGGTCTCCATTTGCTGATGGAGAAACTCCTGACATATGTATGGATAACATTAGAGAAAATGAAGTATCCACAAAACGTACCTCCATCGTTTCACTTATGACCTGGAAACCAGACAAAAGCACACTTTTAGCAGATGATATGgaagttaagttgtttgaatcaAGTGAAAACATCGAAGATCCCAACAACTCCAAAACggagaaaataaaagatcaaGTAAATGGTACATCAGAGGATAGTGCTGATAGATCAACGATTGGCACTGCTGTTTCTTCTTCGGATGATGCAGATCTGTATCCACCACCTCCCTTTTCTGACTTGGAAGGACAGGGGAATAACCAATCTCACAAACTCACAATAGGAGTTGTATCTACTCTTGCAAATGATTCGACCAATTTCCCACCATCTCTGGACTGTTTCAATCAAGCCTGTGAAGATCATAAATCTGAGATCGAAGTGTCATTTCCACCTCCCCCTGACTCACTTAACTTGCCCCTGCCACCAGAttttatgaaaaatcaagaagatTTCAACAATGAAATCCAGTGTCAGGAGTTCTCTATTCCTCCTGACTCTGATCAAGATCTTAACGAATCCCTGCCACTTCCACCTGCAGAATTATTATAA
- the EVI2A gene encoding protein EVI2A, giving the protein MDMEHTGHYLHLAFLMTTVFSLSPGTKVNYTHLWANNTTAWDTVILNKMGRNQNENINTNSVTPEVDYKGNSTNMPEIATSSHFVSLIPKSEQELYTPSVVRNRSSTVQNIENISKSPGEIFKKDGCEENNNNMAMLICLIIIAVLFLICTILFLSTVVLANKVSSLRRSKQVGKRQPRSNGDFLASSGLWTAESDTWKRAKQLTGPNLMMQPTGVPTAIRERKDEEETEKLTNRCFSEEKCKVAMKKVME; this is encoded by the coding sequence ATGGACATGGAGCACACAGGACATTACCTGCATCTTGCCTTTCTGATGAcaacagttttttctttgtctcctgGAACAAAAGTAAATTATACCCATCTGTGGGCTAATAATACTACTGCCTGGGATACAGTTATTCTAAACAAGATGGGCagaaaccaaaatgaaaacattaacaCAAACTCTGTAACTCCTGAAGTTGATTATAAAGGTAATTCTACAAACATGCCTGAAATAGCAACATCATCTCACTTCGTATCTTTAATTCCAAAATCTGAACAAGAGCTTTATACACCTTCTGTTGTCAGGAACAGGTCTTCAACAGTACAGAACATTGAAAACATAAGCAAAAGTCCTGGTGAAATTTTCAAAAAGGACGGCTGTGAGGAAAATAACAACAACATGGCTATGCTAATTTGCTTAATTATAATTGCAGTCCTTTTTCTTATCTGTACCATTCTATTTCTATCAACCGTGGTTCTGGCAAACAAAGTCTCATCTCTCAGAAGATCAAAACAAGTAGGCAAGCGTCAGCCTAGAAGCAATGGCGATTTTCTGGCAAGCAGTGGACTATGGACTGCTGAATCAGACACTTGGAAAAGAGCAAAACAGCTCACAGGGCCCAACCTAATGATGCAACCTACTGGAGTGCCCACAGctataagggaaagaaaagatgaagaagaaactgaaaaacttACTAACAGATGCTTTAGtgaagaaaaatgcaaagtagCAATGAAAAAGGTTATGGAGTAA
- the OMG gene encoding oligodendrocyte-myelin glycoprotein has translation MEYQILKMSPCLFILLFLTPGILCICPLQCICTERHRHVDCSGRNLTTLPSGLQENIIHLNLSYNHFTDLHNQLTQYTNLRTLDISNNRFESLPAQLPRSLWNMSAANNNIKLLDKSDTAYQWNLKYLDVSKNMLEKVVLIKNTLRSLEVLNLSSNKLWTVPTNMPSKLHIVDLSNNSLTQILPGTLINLTNVTHLYLHNNKFTFIPDHSFDQLFQLQEITLYNNRWSCDHKQNITYLLKWMMETKAHVIGTPCSNQISSLKEHNIYPTPSGFTSSLFTVSGTQSVDTINSLSMVTQPKVTKTPKQYRTKETTFGATLSKDTAFTSTDKAFVPYPEDTATEMINSHEAAAATLTIHLQDGMVTNTSLTSSTKSSPTPMTLSITSGMPNNFSEMPQQSTTLNLRREETTTNVKTHLSSVASAWKINASFLLMLNAVVMLAV, from the coding sequence ATGGAATATCAGATATTGAAAATGTCTCCCTGCCTGTTCATCCTTCTGTTTCTTACACCTGGTATTTTATGCATTTGTCCTCTCCAATGCATATGCACAGAGAGGCACAGGCATGTGGACTGTTCAGGCAGAAATTTGACTACATTACCATCTGGACTGCAAGAGAATATCATACATTTAAACCTGTCTTATAACCACTTTACTGATCTGCATAACCAGTTAACCCAGTATACCAATCTGAGGACCCTGGACATTTCAAACAACAGGTTTGAAAGCCTGCCTGCTCAGTTACCTCGGTCTCTCTGGAACATGTCTGCTGCTAACAACAACATTAAACTTCTTGACAAATCTGATACTGCTTATCAGTGGAATCTTAAATATCTGGATGTTTCTAAGAATATGCTGGAAAAAGTTGTCCTCATTAAAAATACACTAAGAAGTCTTGAGGTTCTCAATCTCAGTAGTAACAAACTTTGGACAGTTCCAACCAACATGCCCTCCAAACTACATATTGTGGACCTGTCTAATAATTCCTTGACACAAATCCTTCCAGGAACATTAATAAACCTGACAAATGTCACACATCTTTACCTACACAACAATAAGTTCACATTCATTCCAGATCACTCTTTTGACCAACTCTTTCAGTTGCAAGAGATAACCCTTTACAATAACAGGTGGTCATGTGACCACAAACAAAACATTACTTACTTATTGAAGTGGATGATGGAAACAAAGGCTCATGTAATAGGGACTCCCTGTTCTAACCAGATATCATCTTTGAAAGAACATAACATATATCCCACACCTTCTGGATTCACCTCAAGCTTATTCACTGTAAGTGGGACGCAGTCAGTGGACACCATTAACTCTCTGAGTATGGTAACTCAACCCAAAGTGACTAAAACACCCAAACAATATCGAACAAAGGAAACAACGTTTGGTGCTACTCTAAGCAAAGACACCGCCTTTACTAGTACTGATAAGGCATTTGTGCCCTATCCAGAAGATACAGCCACAGAAATGATCAATTCACATGAAGCAGCAGCTGCAACTCTAACTATTCATCTCCAAGATGGAATGGTTACAAACACAAGCCTCACTAGCTCAACAAAATCATCCCCAACACCCATGACCCTAAGTATCACTAGTGGCATGCCAAATAATTTCTCTGAAATGCCTCAACAAAGCACAACCCTTAACTTACGGAGGGAAGAAACTACCACAAATGTAAAGACTCACTTATCTTCTGTGGCAAGTGCTTGGAAAATAAATGCTTCATTTCTCTTAATGCTCAATGCTGTGGTCATGCTGGCTGTCTGA